AGCTCGTCGAACGCCGGCGCCTTCTGGTGGATCGAGCGCTTGTTTTCGCTCTCGATCGGGCCCGCTTCGTCGATCGGGCGGCCGAGCACGTCCATGATGCGGCCGAGGGTCGGCTTGCCGACCGGCACCGAAATCGGATTGCCCGTATTCTTCACCACGACGCCGCGGCGCAGGCCGTCGGATGCCCCCAGACAGATGGTGCGGACCACGCCGTCGCCCAGCTGCTGCTGGACTTCGAGCGTCAGTTCCGAGCCTTCCAGAATGAGCGCGTCGTAGATCTTCGGCATGCTCTCGCGCGGAAATTCCACGTCGATAACGGCGCCGATGCACTGTACGATCTTGCCTTCTACCAAAGCAGCAGTACTCATCGCTTTTCCTTTCAATACCTGATTCTTTACTCGCGCAAAGGCGCAGTTTCGAGACGCAGCAGGCGTCGCGCGTTCCGCGTTACACCGCGGCGGCGCCGCCGACGATCTCCGACAGTTCCTTCGTGATCGCAGCCTGACGGCTCTTGTTGTACGACAGCTGAAGCTCGCTGATCACCGTCTTCGCGTTGTCCGAGGCGGCCTTCATCGCGACCATCCGCGCCGACTGCTCCGACGCCATGTTTTCCGCGACCGCCTGGTACACCAGCGCCTCGACGTAACGCACGAGCAGCTCGTCGACCACCGCCTGCGCGTCCGGCTCGTAGATGTAATCCCACGACGTGGCCGGCGTGCCGTCATTGGCGTCGAAATGCTCCGACGACAGCGGCAGCAACTGCTCGATCACCGTTTCCTGCTTCATCGTGTTGACGAAGCGCGTGTACGCGAGATAAACCGCCGACAGCCTGCCTTCCGAATACAGATCGAGCTGCGTCTTCACCGCGCCGATCAGCTTGTCGAGGTGCGGCGTATCGCCGAGATGCACGACCTGCGAGATCACCTTCGCGCCGAAGCGGTTCAGGAACCCGAGACCCTT
Above is a window of Burkholderia thailandensis E264 DNA encoding:
- the atpG gene encoding F0F1 ATP synthase subunit gamma, whose protein sequence is MAGMKEIRGKIKSVQNTRKITKAMEMVAASKMRRAQERMRAARPYAEKVRAIAAHMSRANPEYRHPFMVANEGVKTAGMILVTTDKGLCGGLNTNVLRASLQKFKELEEKGQKVEATAIGGKGLGFLNRFGAKVISQVVHLGDTPHLDKLIGAVKTQLDLYSEGRLSAVYLAYTRFVNTMKQETVIEQLLPLSSEHFDANDGTPATSWDYIYEPDAQAVVDELLVRYVEALVYQAVAENMASEQSARMVAMKAASDNAKTVISELQLSYNKSRQAAITKELSEIVGGAAAV